GCCACGGCGGCCGCACTGGCCCCACGCACGGGCACCCACGGCGGTTCGAACATCGGCTCCCTTTCCCCACCACACGACGACCGCCGCCGATTGTGGCCACCCGCCCCGGGAGGGGTCCCGGTGCCCGAAACCGGCGACCACAGCCGGACGAGTGTCGTCCGGCGCGATTGTCGGGGCGGGGTTGGCTTGTCGGCCGGAGGTGCCATGTTCCGGTCACGAGTTGCGACTCCGCTCGGTCGCCGGCCCGGGTCGCGGGCCGGATGTCACGGAGCCGCCCCTCTCGAGAGGTGAGTGAGTGGCGCGGCGGAGTTCGCGGTCGAAGCCGGGCAGTGCGAACCTTCCACGCCGCCGGGTGTCACGGATCCTGGCTTCTCAGGAGTTGCGGCTCCGCTCGGTCGCCGAGGTCGGTGAGTGGCGTGGCGGAGTTCGCGGCTGAAGTCGGGCCGTGCGAACCGCGACGTCGTCGGGCGTGCTGAAGCCGCCGTGCACGAGTGGCCGCGCGAATTCGACGGCCTCGGCCGCCGTGTCGGCGGGCAGGTCTTTCTCCTTGCGTCCCCACATGCCCGCCATGGTGCCCCCCACCCCCGACAAAAACGGCGGTTATCCTGGAACGTCCGTGCGGCGAGGAGCGAAACGATGGTTGTGGAGAAGGCGACCCGGACCTACCGGATGAGCCGGCGGGCCGACGCCATGGAGGACACGCGCCGCCGGATCACGGAGGCGATCGTCGAGCTGCACGGGTCGATCGGCCCGGCGCGCACGACCATCGCGGGCATCGCCGAGACCGCCGGGGTGCAGCGCCACACCGTCTACCGCTACTTCCCGACCGAGGAAGACCAGCTCGCCGCGTGCTCCGCGCACTTCTGGTCCGGCATCCGCGCCCGGATCTCGAAGGCTGGCGGGCGATCGGCGAGCCGGCCGAGCGCATCACGTACGCGCTGAAGCAGCTCTACGCCTTCTATTCCGAAGTGGAACCGATGCTCGTCAACGCCCTGCGCGACGCCGTCGAGATGCCCGCCGTCGAGCGCGCGCTCGGGTCGATGTCGGCGTTCCTCGAAGACGCCACAAGCCTGCTCTCGGCGGGCTGGTCGCCGGCCCGCGGGCGCAAGCGGTTCGTGGTCGCGGCGGTGCGCCACGCGCTCGCGTTCGACACTTGGCGCTCACTGGTGCGCGAAGCCGGCCTGAGCACCAACGACGCCGCGAAGCTCATGGCCACCATGGTCGCCGCCGCGAAAACCACGCCCTGACAACGGAAAAACGGCGTCGACAGGACTCAAGCGGCCCGGCCGGGCACCAGATCCCGGGCGCCGTTTCGCGATTCGTGACCCGGCATACCGCGCCGACGCCTTCGTCTCATCGCTGATCGGGATGGTGCCCTCACCGTCGGCGTGCGAAGGCCCGTACGGCGTGCCCGTCGCGAACTGCACGGGGTCCGCACCTCCTCGCCCGCACCCTCCGCGCCGGCCGCGTACTCCTGTGCCAGCAGCGCGAAACTGTCAATCATTCGAGTGCACACAGATGGTCGATGAAAGCTAGAGCACGCTGTGCATCCGCCGGTAGCCCGTCGGCGTGGTGCCCACCTCACGGCGGAAGATGATGCGGAAGTTCGCCGCCGTCCCGAAACCGGTGGCCGCGGCGATGCGCTCGACCGGCCAGTCGGAGGTCTCCAGCAGCCGACGTGCGCTGAGGATGCGGTGGTGAACGACCCAGCGCATCGGCGACATGCCCGTCTCGAGCTCGAAGTGCCGGATGAACGTGCGGCGCGGCAGGTTGCTGCGTTCGGCCATGCGCTGCACGGTGATCGGGTCGCCGATGTGCTCCATGACCCAGCTGCGCGTGGCCGAAAGATCCGTGCGCGCGGCGGTGAGCACGTCGACGTACTGCGGCTGCGCGCCGCCTCGCGCGGGGGAGGCCACGACCTCCTTGCCGGCCTCGTGGGCGGCCGCCACGCCGAAGTCGGTGCGGATGAGGTGCAGGCACGCGTCGATGCCGGCGCCGGCCCCCGCGGACGTGAGGAATTTCCCGTCCTCCACGAACAGCTGGTTCTCCAGCACGCGCACCGCCGGGTACTGCTCGCGCAACGCGGCGAGGTAGCGCCAGTGCGTGGTCGCCTCGCGGCCGTCGAGCACGCCGCTCTCCGCGAGCGCGAACGCGCCGGTGCAGATCGCCACCACGCGGGCACCGCGCTCGGCGCCGAACCGGATCACGTCGAGGTACTCCTCGGGCAGCGGGACCTCGGGTTCGTCGTATCCGGGTACGATCACGATGTCGGCCTCCGGCGCGTCGGCCAGCGAATGCGTCGGCGTGATGCCCATCGGCGAACCCGTGGTCTCCTTGCCGCACACGAGCACCTGGTAACCCTCTTGCCGGCCGAGGATGTGCGCGGGGATGCTGAAGTCGAGCCCCATGACCCGGGGCACGGCCAGCAGCGCCACGACCAGCTTCGTGCGGGGCAACGGACTTCTCCTCGGATCGCACCGGAACCAACTGCCGCCAGGCTACCCGCAGTGGCACGATCCTTGCCCATTCTGGCATCGAAACGGCTGGTGAGAGCCGTCTGCTCGCTCGTAGTGTTCGGTCTCGACGAGGCTGCAGGAAGGCGGAAACCCCCATGAGTGAGCCGATCGAGAGGACCACGGAGAACTTCGGGGTGCCGTGGGAAGGTATTTACGGCTACGTCCAGGCCGTGAAACACGGCGACACCATCTACGTCTCCGGCCAGCTGTCCCACGACGGTGACCAGCTCGTGGCGCCCGCGCCCGTGGATGCCAACGGTGCCGTCACCGACTTTTCCGCCATGGAAGAGCAGATGCGCCGCTCGTACGTGAACGCCGCCGAGCTGCTGAAGCGCTTCGGCGCGACACTGGCCGACGTCGTCGAAGAGGTGCTCTACGTCCTCGACATCGACGCGGCCTTCGCCGTGGCGGGTCCCGTGCGCAAGGCGGCCTACGGACGGGAGGACCCGCAGGTCGCCAGCACCCTGGTCGGCACGACGCGGCTCGCCTTTCCCGAGCAGCTCGTGGAGATCAAGCTGATCGCTCGGGTCTGACTCGTCCGTGGAGCGCCCTCGCCGGGGGATCCGGTGGGGGCGCTCAGGCGGCGTCGTGCACGGAGTCGCGGCCGGCGTCCACGAAGAACGCCATGCCGATGACGCTCGGCGGTCCGAAGAGGACACCCAAGGGTCACGTCCGGCGATTCACTCGCGAAGATCACCGTGGCACCGTTGCTGACACTGCTCATCGTGCACTCCGGGTGGCGTTCGGCGTTCTTCACGCAAGAGCGGCTGCGCGGCAAGCGCAAGGGAGATGCGGTCGGCGCGGCTCAGGTCTGGCGACGGTGACGAGCGGGATCTCCGGCGTTCTCGAGCCCGGTGCTCAGGTCACCGGCATGGAAGTCCCACCGAACCCGCGGTATCAGACGAGCTGCGGTTGCAGTTCCTCCGCGGCTTCCCGCAGCACGGGCAGCACGCGTTCCCGCATGTCCGCCTCGGAGATCCGCTCGACGCTCGTCCCGAGGTTCAGCGCGGCGATCGGCGTGCCGTCCCAACGGAGCAGCGGCACGGCGGCCGAGTGGAAGCCCGCCTCGACCTCGTGGGCGACGTAGGCGCACCCGGCCTCGGCCACCTCGGCGACCTTTTTCTCCAGCGCGGCCACGCCGGCGTCGTCGAGGCCCGCGTGACTGACCAGGTGGCGGTGCCGGCGCTCGGCGTCGAGGCCGCTGAGCAGCACGAGTCCCAGCGCGGACTGCGCGGCGGGCACCTGGAAGCCGATGCCCTCGCCGATCGGCAGGGTGTGGCGCGGCAGGGCCCGCGCGATCATCACCGCCGCCGGTCCGTCGAGGACCGCCGCGGTGCAGGAGGCCTGGAAGACCTCGGCCAGCCGGTCGCACTGCGGCTGCAGCACCTGGCTCACCGGGTTGGTCGTGAGGTAGGCCGATGCGAGCGTGAGCACCTTCGGAGCCAGGCGGTAGGCCTTGTCGTCGGCGACGACGTAACCCATGTGCGCCAACGTGAGCAGGGCGCGGCGCACGGTCGCGCGGGGAAGTTCGAGTTTGCGGGCCAGCTGTGCCTGCGTGAGCCGCTCCGCGGTGTGGTCGAATGCGGTGAGCACGAGCAGGCCGCGTTCGAGGGCTTCGGAGTAGTCCGAGCGGCTGGTGCCGTCCACTTCGCGGGCTGCCCGGCGGGCCTCGTCCCGGGCGTTGAGCTTCGACACTCCACCAGCTCCGTTCGATTAACGCACACCTTGTCGCGAAATGTAGCACGAACGTCGTCCGGGGCCTTGCGACGACCAACCGCGCGTGCCTACAGTGCTCACATCAGAACCAAATGTTCGTTAATTGAACACAACAGACTGCCGGCTCCCACCACGCTGGACGACGAAGTCGCGAGGAGAACGCTGCCATGCGCGCGGACGACAACCGGAAGATCACCGAGACCGGGCCCGGCACTCCGGGCGGCGACTGGATGCGGCTGTACTGGCAGCCCGTAGCGCTGACCGAGGAGCTCGACACCGAACGCCCGGTCGTTCCGCTGCGGGTGCTCGGCGAGGACCTCGTGCTGTTCCGCAACGCCGACGGCTCGCTGGGCCTCATCGACCGTCGCTGCGCCCACCGTGGAGCCGATCTTTCGTTGGGGCGCCTGGAAGACGGCGGCCTGCGCTGCTACTTCCACGGCTGGCTCTTCAACGGCGACGGGTCCTGTATGGACACTCCGGCCGAGCCTGAGGACAGCAAGCTCAAGGCCAAGGTGAAGATCCGCTCGTACCCGGTGCGGGAGTGCAACGGGATCGTGTGGGGCTACCTCGGTGACGGCGAGCCGCCGAACCTGCCCGCGCTCGACTGCTTCGTGGCGCCGCCGGAGTACACGTTCGCGTTCAAGGGTTACCTCGACTGCAACTGGCTGCAGGCGCTCGAAGTCGGCATCGACCCGGCGCACGCTTCCTACCTGCACCGGTTCGAAGAGGACGAGGACACGGGCGACAGCTACGGCAAGCAGTTCCGCGGCGCGTCGCTCGGCACGAACCTGCCGATGACGAAGATCCTGCGCGAGTACGGCCGGCCCGAGATCCTCAACGCCCGCACCGAATACGGCCAGCGCATCGTCGCCCTGCGCACGCTCGACAAGGACGGCCTCGACGGGTCGTCCACCCACGTGCGCATCACGCACCAGGTGTTCCCCCACGGCATCACGATCCCGTTGAGCTCCACCATGGCGATCACGCAGTGGCACGTGCCGATCGACGACGTCTCCTGCTACTGGTACGCGATGTTCACCAGCCTCGACGAGCCCGTGGACGCCGAAACCATGCGCGCGCAACGGCTCGACGGCATCACGCTCCCGGACTACAAACCGGTGCGCAACCGGGCGAACAACTACCGCTTCGACTTCGAGGAGCAGCGCACGCAGACCTACACCGGGCTCGGGCGCGACATCAACGTCCACGACCAGATGGCGGTCGAGGGCCAGGGTTACATCTACGACCGCAGCCGCGAGCACCTCAGCCGCTCCGACCGCGCGATCGTCACCTACCGGCGGATGGCGTTGCAGGCCATCGACACCGTCGCCGAAGGCGGCAGCCCCGACCTGCTGCTCAAGGACAGCGCGGACGTCGAGAGCCGCGGCCCCATCCCGCTCGACGGCATCGGCCCCACCGGCGAGTGGGAGGACTACTGGGCGAGCTCGATCGCCGACCTGCGCAAGGCGAGCCCGTGGGCTTCTCACCTGCAGGCGGCGCTCGCGACGGGGCCGGCGGGAGTGCCGGGCTCGGCGGTCGAGCCGGATCGTTCCTCGTCGCCCGACGCCTACGACCGCGCGCGGGACTGAGGCCGGTCATGGGGTTCATCGAGAAGTTCGGGCTCTGGACCGAGGAACAGCAGGAAGCGGCGAGAGCCGTCCTGGCGCGGGTCGGCTCGGAGGGCCTGCGGACGATCCGTGTGTCCTTTGTGGATCAGCACGGGATCCTACACGGCAAGACGATCCCGGCGAGCGGGCTGGCCGCGGCGTTCCGGGGTGGGTTGAGCTGCGTGTCGACTTTGCTGTCGAAGGACACATCCGGCACCACCGTGTTCTCGGCCTTCAACGCCGACGGTGGCCTCGGCGTGGCCGAGATGGCGGGCGCGGCCGACGTGGTGATGGTGCCGGACCCCACGACGTTCCATCTCGTGCCCTGGGCCGAGGACACCGCGCGGGTCCTCTGTGATCTGCGGTTCCAGAACGGTGAGCAGGTGCCGTTCTGCAGCCGTGGCGTGTTCCGCACGGCGCTGGACCGCGCGAGCGTCGCCGGGTTCACGTACGTGACGGGGCTGGAGATCGAGTTCCACCTTTACCGGCGGGCTTCACATTTCCCCAACGACGACGGGATCGGCCGCTGCACCACGCCAACGCCGGTCGAGCCGATCAACCAGGGTAACCAGCTGCTGAGCGAGAACCTCGGCGACGAGGTCGAACCCGCCACGCGGCGGATCCGCGAGGTGCTGGAACGGATGGGCATCGAGTTGCGCAGCATCGAGGTGGAGCTGGGGGCCAACCAGCTGGAGGTCACGCTCGACCCCGCCGCCGGCCTCGCTCCGGCGGACGCGATGGTGCTGTTGCGCAGCACGGTCAAGCAGGTGGCGCGGCGCACCGGTTACCACGCGACGTTCATGTGCCGGCCGCAGATCACCGACAGCAAGTCGAGCGGCTGGCACCTGCACCAGAGCCTGGTCTCGCCGGACAGTGGGCGCAACGCGTTCGTCCCGGCCGACGGCGAGGGGGCCATTTCGTTGGTGGGCAAGCAGTTCATCGCGGGTCAGCTCGCGCACGCCAGCGCGGCGTGTGTGTTCGCGAATCCGACGGTGAACGGGTACAAGCGGTTCCAGCCGTACTCGATGGCGCCCGACCGGATCGCGTGGGCGAGGGACAACCGCGGTGCGATGATCCGGCTCGTCGGCTCGGCCGAGGACGGCTCGACGCACCTCGAGAACCGGGTGGGGGAGTCGGCGGCCAATCCGTATCTGTATATGGCTTCGCAGCTGCATTCGGGTCTGAACGGGGTTGAGGGATCGTTGCCGTTGCCACCCTCGGCCGACGATCCGTACACGACCGAAGCCGGGCGGCTGCCGGCGAACCTGGCCGCGGCCGTCGACGCGCTGGAGGCCGATGCCGGGCTGCGGCGGGTGATGGGTGAGCAGTTCGTGTCGTACTACGCCGCGATCAAGCGGGCCGAGGTCGCGCGGTTCGAGCGGACGGTGACAGATTGGGAGCATCGTGAGTACTTCGACCTCTACTGAGCTGTCGTTGCGGGTCACGCGCGTGACTTGGGAAGCCGCGGGGGTGGTGGGGCTTCGGCTGTCCAGCGGTTCTCCGTTGCCGGCGTGGGAACCGGGCGCGCACCTCGACCTGAAGCTGCCGTCGGGACTGGGCCGGCAGTACTCGCTGTGCGGCGACCCGGCCGACCGTCTGCACTACGACCTCGCCGTGCGGCTGGAGGACGCCGGCCGCGGTGGCTCGGCCGAGGTCCACGGCACGGCGCTGGTCGGGCGGGAGCTGCTGGTCGAGCGGGTGCGCAACCACTTCCCGTTGGCGGCCGCCGAGTCGTACCTGCTGATCGCCGGGGGAATCGGTGTCACGCCGCTGTTGCCGATGGCGCGGGCTCTGGCGGAGCGTGGTGCCGAGTTTTCGATGGTCTACTGTGGACACAGAGCCGAGACCATGGCCTTCCGCTCTGAGCTGGCCGCGATCTGTGGTGACCGGGTGTCCTTCGTGGACACTGCGGTTGCGCCCCGGCCGGATCTGAAAGAGCTGATCGGGGGGCTGGCCCCGGGCGCGGCGGTGTACTGCTGCGGCCCGGTCGGTTTGCTCGACAGCGTCACCGAGGTCTGTGCGGCCGCGGGCGTTCGGTGCGAGACCGAACACTTCGCCGCGGCCTTGGCTTCTCTTGACGATTCCGGGGGCGAAGCGGTGGAACTCGAACTCCGCAAGTCCGGCCTGACCGTCGTGGCCGACGCCGACACCACCCTGCTGCAGGCCATCCGCGACGCCGGGGTCGACCTCGAGTCCGACTGCGAAGAAGGCTACTGCGGCACCTGCGAAACCCGGGTGCTGGAGGGCACGCCCGACCACCGAGACGTCGTGCTGTCCAATGCCGAACGCGCGGCGGGGAAGACGTTCTTCCCTTGCGTGAGCCGAGCCTGTGGCCGCAAGCTCGTGTTGGACCTGTGACTACGAGGAGGGAAACCAGGTGGGCGAGGAGAGTCGGACGAAGGTCGCCGTGGTGCAACCGGGGGACGAGTCGGACCAGGTGGCGCTGCCCGGGTTCGGTGCGGTGTTCAAGCTGACGCACCAGAACAACGGCGGCGAGGTCGCGATCCTCGAGCACCCGTTCGCGGTCGGCTCCATCACCGCACCCCACCGCCACACCCGCGAGGACGAGCACTCCATCGTGCTCGCCGGGCACATCGGCTTCCGCTCGGACGACGCCGAAGTCGTCCTCGGTCCGGGCGGCTACATCACCAAACCCCGCGGCGAGCTGCACGCCATGTGGAACGCCGGCAAAACCCCGGGGCGCATCGTCGAGATCATCACCCCCGGCGGCTTCGAAACCTACTTCCGCGAACTGAGCGACCTCCTCCTCGCCCACGCCGACGGCACCCTGGGCGACGCGAAGAACCTCCACGAAACCGACGAGTTCGCCCGCCTGGCCACCAAGTACGGCCTGACCTACGGCACCCCCGACTGGCTGGACGACGTCGTCCAACGCTACGACCTCGACGCGCCCAGCCACTGACGGCTGGTCTTTCGCGTCGGCCGCTGGACCTCGTCGCCGGCCTGGCCGCCGAGCCTGAGCTTCGTTGCCGGGCCGATCGCGAGTCTCGTCGGCGCGGCTGGCCGTCGCACCTCTGCCGAGCCTGCCCGTCCCGCCTGGTTGGTGGTTCCGGCGGCCGCGGGCTTGGTTGCTGAGCCCAGTCCGCGGTGAGGTCAACGCGGACAGCCACTGCGACGGGCGACCAACTCGTCGCGGCCGCTGGACTCGTCACCGCTTGGCCGCTGAGCCTGAGCTTTGTTGCCGGGGCGACCGCGAGTCTCGTCGACGTGGCTACCGCGCCTCGCCGAATCTGCCCGCTCAGTCTGCGTTCGGTTGGTGGTTCCGGTTACCGCGGCTTGGTCACGGGACTGGCCGCCAGGCCCGGTTCCGCAGCCAGGTCTGCGCGACTGGCCACTGACCGCCGGGCACCCGCCTCGACCCCTGAGTCTGAGCTTCGTTGCCGGGGCGACCGCGAGTCTCGTCGGCGCGCTCGCCCGCCGCGTGTGCGCGACCAGGCGAGCGTGCCCGGCCGCTGCGGTCCGCCCGGAGAGGTCAGTTCGACGCGTCCGCCGTGTCGTCGGGGCCGTCGTCGAAGACTGCCAGGGCGCGGCGCTGCTGGAGGAGGCGGAAGACCGCGTCCAGTTCGGACTCGAGTTTGGTCAGGCGCGCTTGTTCGTCGCGCGACAGGCCGCCGCCGTGGTGCATGGCGCGGGTGCGGAGGTCGTGTTCCTCGTCGAGAAGAGCCGCGAGGCGATCGGTGATCGCGTGTGAAGTCGTGCCCATGTCACCCACTCGTTCGAGCCGGCCCGCGCCGGGTCGGGGTGACCCGGCCGGGATGACGTGAAATGCGAAGATCCCGGCCGGGCGTGGGCATCAGGCCACCTTGGCCAGTGTCGCCCGGGCGGTGGCCACCACGGCCTCGGGCGTGAACCCGAACTCGCGGAACAGCGTCGCGTAATCGGCCGAAGCGCCGTAGTGCTCGATCGAGACGATAGCCGTCCGGATCCTCGGACCGTGCGATGTCGGTATGGTCTTCGATCGAGATGTCGTTGTCGTCGTAGAACACGATCAGGGCCGCCGGCTGCCGGCGGCCCGCGATCGACGACGGCTCGGCGAGGATCCGCTGGATGTACGGCGGGAGGCTGGTGTGCCCGGCGGCCAGGACGAACCGTTCGCGCGCCGGCCACGACGGGTCTGCCGGGTCGGGGCGCCTCTCGCGTGGGAAAAGGGTATAGGCCGGCGGCGCGAGGCCGGGGTGGCCGCTGCCGGTCCGCTCCACGGCGTCGGCGGCGAGCACCCGGACGGTGTCCACGGCGCGGGTGTCGGTGGCCGTCCAGCCTTGCGGAAGGCGGGTGGTGACGGTGTCGGCCACTGCGCTCAGACTTCCCCTGCGTAGTCGGGATTTCCGCCCGTTGTGCACCCGCGCCGAGCCGGCTCCGCGTCGCCCGGCGGGCTTCCGGGCGGCGCGGTCGGTCACCGGGCTCGACTGTAATGAGCCGACGTGAGCCCCGGCAACTCACCGTGGGGCTGCTCTCAGCGAATGACTCAGCCGTGTGACTATTCGGACCAGAGTGGTTCGGGAACGGACACGCCGAACTCGCGGCCCCACCGGTTGCGGCTGCTCACCTCGTGCACGGGGCGGCGGTTCGCGGCGACGCCCCACTTGCCGCGCGGGTAACCCATCGCGAGCATGGCCGTGAGCTCCCAGCCCTCGTCCTCGGGCACGGCGAGCAGCTCCATGACCCGGTCGGACTCCAGTCGCAGCATCGTGGTGAGCACCCCGCCGACCCCCTCCGCACGCGCGGCGAGCAGCGCACTCCAGATGGCGGGGTAGATGTTGGCTCCGCTGTGGTTGTCGATGGAGAAGACGAACAGCAGCAGCGGGATCTCGGTGAAGTGGTCGGTCAGGAAGTCCCCGGACTTCGCGATCCGCTTCATCGTCTCGCGGTGCTTCTCGGGATCGTGGATCGGCTGCGCGAACGTGCCGGCCGCGATCTCCTCGTACTCCTTTTCCCGGCAGCGCCGCCAGATCGGGGCGAGTTCGGCCTTGATGCCCGGATCGTCCACGGCAAGGAAGTGCCAGCGCTGGGTGTTGCCGCCGTTCGGCGCCCGGATCGCGGCGTCGAGGATGCGCGCCTGTACGTCCAGGGCAATCGCGTCCGGATGCATGCGCCGCATCATCCGCGTGGTGTAAAGGGCTTCGTGGACGTCCATCGCGGGCACAGGCGGCATGGAGACGATTATGCCCCGGCTTACGTTACAGTCAACGATCGGAACTGATGCGGGTCACCGTTTGCCCGAAGTGGACGCCCGGCGCCGCGGCGCGGGCTTCTTCTCCAGCGCCGGCCAGAGCACGGACACGACCGCCGCGGGGATCTCGGTTTTGGCTTCCCCACGGTAGAACGCCGCGAAGTAGGCGCCGAAGCACATGGTCGCGATGGTGTGCTTGTCGATCTCGTCCCGCACGGCGCCGCTCTCCTGCAGCCGGGTCAGCACGCTTTCGACGAGCTCCACGCGCGGCTCGACGGAATGCTTGCGCAGGATGTCGAGCAGCTCCGGCGTGCGGATCGCCTCGCCCGCGAAGTTGCCCATGAGCACCATGGCGTCCGGGTTGAAATACGCCGGGTCGAGCC
The sequence above is a segment of the Amycolatopsis sp. 2-15 genome. Coding sequences within it:
- a CDS encoding IclR family transcriptional regulator domain-containing protein, translated to MSKLNARDEARRAAREVDGTSRSDYSEALERGLLVLTAFDHTAERLTQAQLARKLELPRATVRRALLTLAHMGYVVADDKAYRLAPKVLTLASAYLTTNPVSQVLQPQCDRLAEVFQASCTAAVLDGPAAVMIARALPRHTLPIGEGIGFQVPAAQSALGLVLLSGLDAERRHRHLVSHAGLDDAGVAALEKKVAEVAEAGCAYVAHEVEAGFHSAAVPLLRWDGTPIAALNLGTSVERISEADMRERVLPVLREAAEELQPQLV
- a CDS encoding glutamine synthetase family protein: MGFIEKFGLWTEEQQEAARAVLARVGSEGLRTIRVSFVDQHGILHGKTIPASGLAAAFRGGLSCVSTLLSKDTSGTTVFSAFNADGGLGVAEMAGAADVVMVPDPTTFHLVPWAEDTARVLCDLRFQNGEQVPFCSRGVFRTALDRASVAGFTYVTGLEIEFHLYRRASHFPNDDGIGRCTTPTPVEPINQGNQLLSENLGDEVEPATRRIREVLERMGIELRSIEVELGANQLEVTLDPAAGLAPADAMVLLRSTVKQVARRTGYHATFMCRPQITDSKSSGWHLHQSLVSPDSGRNAFVPADGEGAISLVGKQFIAGQLAHASAACVFANPTVNGYKRFQPYSMAPDRIAWARDNRGAMIRLVGSAEDGSTHLENRVGESAANPYLYMASQLHSGLNGVEGSLPLPPSADDPYTTEAGRLPANLAAAVDALEADAGLRRVMGEQFVSYYAAIKRAEVARFERTVTDWEHREYFDLY
- a CDS encoding GlxA family transcriptional regulator translates to MPRTKLVVALLAVPRVMGLDFSIPAHILGRQEGYQVLVCGKETTGSPMGITPTHSLADAPEADIVIVPGYDEPEVPLPEEYLDVIRFGAERGARVVAICTGAFALAESGVLDGREATTHWRYLAALREQYPAVRVLENQLFVEDGKFLTSAGAGAGIDACLHLIRTDFGVAAAHEAGKEVVASPARGGAQPQYVDVLTAARTDLSATRSWVMEHIGDPITVQRMAERSNLPRRTFIRHFELETGMSPMRWVVHHRILSARRLLETSDWPVERIAAATGFGTAANFRIIFRREVGTTPTGYRRMHSVL
- a CDS encoding aromatic ring-hydroxylating dioxygenase subunit alpha, producing MRADDNRKITETGPGTPGGDWMRLYWQPVALTEELDTERPVVPLRVLGEDLVLFRNADGSLGLIDRRCAHRGADLSLGRLEDGGLRCYFHGWLFNGDGSCMDTPAEPEDSKLKAKVKIRSYPVRECNGIVWGYLGDGEPPNLPALDCFVAPPEYTFAFKGYLDCNWLQALEVGIDPAHASYLHRFEEDEDTGDSYGKQFRGASLGTNLPMTKILREYGRPEILNARTEYGQRIVALRTLDKDGLDGSSTHVRITHQVFPHGITIPLSSTMAITQWHVPIDDVSCYWYAMFTSLDEPVDAETMRAQRLDGITLPDYKPVRNRANNYRFDFEEQRTQTYTGLGRDINVHDQMAVEGQGYIYDRSREHLSRSDRAIVTYRRMALQAIDTVAEGGSPDLLLKDSADVESRGPIPLDGIGPTGEWEDYWASSIADLRKASPWASHLQAALATGPAGVPGSAVEPDRSSSPDAYDRARD
- a CDS encoding cupin domain-containing protein, with the protein product MGEESRTKVAVVQPGDESDQVALPGFGAVFKLTHQNNGGEVAILEHPFAVGSITAPHRHTREDEHSIVLAGHIGFRSDDAEVVLGPGGYITKPRGELHAMWNAGKTPGRIVEIITPGGFETYFRELSDLLLAHADGTLGDAKNLHETDEFARLATKYGLTYGTPDWLDDVVQRYDLDAPSH
- a CDS encoding TetR/AcrR family transcriptional regulator, with amino-acid sequence MVVEKATRTYRMSRRADAMEDTRRRITEAIVELHGSIGPARTTIAGIAETAGVQRHTVYRYFPTEEDQLAACSAHFWSGIRARISKAGGRSASRPSASRTR
- a CDS encoding nitroreductase family protein, translating into MPPVPAMDVHEALYTTRMMRRMHPDAIALDVQARILDAAIRAPNGGNTQRWHFLAVDDPGIKAELAPIWRRCREKEYEEIAAGTFAQPIHDPEKHRETMKRIAKSGDFLTDHFTEIPLLLFVFSIDNHSGANIYPAIWSALLAARAEGVGGVLTTMLRLESDRVMELLAVPEDEGWELTAMLAMGYPRGKWGVAANRRPVHEVSSRNRWGREFGVSVPEPLWSE
- a CDS encoding DUF2630 family protein → MGTTSHAITDRLAALLDEEHDLRTRAMHHGGGLSRDEQARLTKLESELDAVFRLLQQRRALAVFDDGPDDTADASN
- a CDS encoding PDR/VanB family oxidoreductase, with the protein product MSTSTSTELSLRVTRVTWEAAGVVGLRLSSGSPLPAWEPGAHLDLKLPSGLGRQYSLCGDPADRLHYDLAVRLEDAGRGGSAEVHGTALVGRELLVERVRNHFPLAAAESYLLIAGGIGVTPLLPMARALAERGAEFSMVYCGHRAETMAFRSELAAICGDRVSFVDTAVAPRPDLKELIGGLAPGAAVYCCGPVGLLDSVTEVCAAAGVRCETEHFAAALASLDDSGGEAVELELRKSGLTVVADADTTLLQAIRDAGVDLESDCEEGYCGTCETRVLEGTPDHRDVVLSNAERAAGKTFFPCVSRACGRKLVLDL
- a CDS encoding TetR/AcrR family transcriptional regulator, producing MARTREATADEQVGTEDGPRPGGRPRDAALDEAIILATRRRLVLDGYSRMTIGDIATDAKVSRPTLYRRWATKFELVVDALDYGFRKQRDMYAFDLTGLEPREALTEAVRRLDPAYFNPDAMVLMGNFAGEAIRTPELLDILRKHSVEPRVELVESVLTRLQESGAVRDEIDKHTIATMCFGAYFAAFYRGEAKTEIPAAVVSVLWPALEKKPAPRRRASTSGKR
- a CDS encoding Rid family hydrolase, with the protein product MSEPIERTTENFGVPWEGIYGYVQAVKHGDTIYVSGQLSHDGDQLVAPAPVDANGAVTDFSAMEEQMRRSYVNAAELLKRFGATLADVVEEVLYVLDIDAAFAVAGPVRKAAYGREDPQVASTLVGTTRLAFPEQLVEIKLIARV